In Gimesia panareensis, the genomic window AAAAAATGGTGAACGGCAACCGGTCATTCGCAAAATCATCAGAAATTCTGCATACATGACAAAAAGGGAGTAGTGATCCGGCGTTGGAGTCCGTTAAAAAACTCTGTCGGTTTCTGATTGCTATTCAGATGCCGTCAAATGTACATCCCTGGTCAGGTCTGATAAGGGGGTACTCGCGGGCTCAAGAATTTGACACGTCCTGTCTCAAGTCACTTGCAAAGAAGGTTTCTCGGAATGAATTACGCCCGACTCAGATTGCGCTGTTTCAAATCGCTGTTTTTCCTGTCCCTGTTTCTGCTGGCTGGTCTGATTTTGCAGTTCTCTGGCACCAGCTTATCTCCCCGCATGTCTGCTGCTGAACCTGAAGACACGCAGGCTGCTTATGTTTCTGCATCAGCAGTCAAACGGGCTGACCAGACGGAACATATCATGGGAGTCACTGCCGCTGATTGTAAAAAATGCCACCCGTCAGAAGTGGCGACCTGGATGAAAACGGTTCACTTTCAGTCTCCTGAACTGCGGCTCTATAAGTTTGATGGGAACACAAAAAAATATGCGACAGCCATGGGACTGACCAGTGCCGAAATGCTGGGTGATTCGCTGTGTGCGGACTGTCATGGAACCAAAGCTGTGCGCGATGGTCAGGTGAAAGTGATCTCGGGGGTTTCCTGTGAAAAGTGTCACGGTGCCGCCGGTGGAGAAGAGGGCTGGTTGAACCGGCATCAGTCCTATCATGCAAGTATGCCGATCCCTCGTGCCCAGGAAACTGCCGCACATCGGGCTGCCCGACTGGAGTTCTGTGACCAGGCCGGTATGCGAAGATCCAGTAATATCTACGGTCTTTCCAAGGCCTGTTTCAAATGCCATCTGGTAGGAAATGAAAAACTGATCGCCGCCGGTCACAAGGCTGCCAGTGCATTCGATTTTGTGTCATGGACCAGTGGTGAACTCAAGCATAACTTCCTGGTTGATAAAACGACGAATGCGGACGCTCCTTCGTTATGGATGGAACGCACGGGAGGCAAACCGGAAGATCGTCGACGGATGAAATACGTCATCGGTACACTGGTCCAACTGGAAACAGCGCTGCGGCTGCGAGCCCAGACGACAAATCCGGCAGTGATCCCCCAGATCAGTGGTGTCATTGCGGCTGCCAACGGTCAGCTGACTCAGATGAATGCATTAGCGCCGACTTCAGAACTGCAGGCCGTGACAGCCTTGATTACACCGATGTTTGGAACCCTGTTTGCCCCACTGCCGACCGATAAGGAGACTTACAGTCAGGCAGCAGACAAAGTTGGTGAACTGGCCCGGCAGTTTGCAGAACAACATGATGGTTCGAAATTTGCCAGCCTGGATGCGATGATCAATCGCCTGCCGCCCCACTATTCACAGCAATACCAGGAGAAGTATTTAAAGAAGTAATCCGTTTCAGCGATCGTCAGTCTGTTAATCACTTTGAGTGGATAAACCATGTCTGAACCATCTGTTTCAAGACCACGTCGCTGGGATAAACCGTTCTCACTGGAAGCGGGCAGTGAGCAGGAAATGACGGATGCCGGCGTCGAAGAACTATTGCAACAACCGCCATTTTCCGAAATTGATGCCTCCGGATTTAAACGGTCACTGCCTCTGCATGACATCCTCAAAAACGATGCACGCATTGTGGGCTTTGATGAGGGCGACATTATCGTGCGGCGCGGTGACTGGGGGAACTCCGCTTTCTTCGTGCTTTCAGGAACTGTCCGAGTCGAACTCGAACGGGGAGAGTCTTCTTTACCAGACGAAATCCTGGGACGGCGTCGGAGCAGGGTGAAATCGCTCTGGGAATCCATCGCGCAGCTCTGGCGAAATCATCGGGAACCGGAAGTACGCGCAGTTGCAGAAGTCAGTGGTTCCAGTCCCCCTTTGCAGACACGCATGACGCGGGGGCGAACCCGTATCTATCTCCAGGAAGTCTCGGCAGTCCTCGATAAATATCGTACTGCCAGGCTGGAGGCCGGACACTGGTTTGGAGAATTGGCTGCACTGGGACGAACCAGTCGGGTCGCGACGGTGTTTTCGGAAGGGGTTTCGCAGCTGCTGGAAATTCGCTGGCAGGGGATTCGCGATATTCTGCGACATGACGCCAGTGGAGGGCTCAAACGCTATATTGAAGATGCATTTCGGGAACGGGCATTGGCTGCCTTTCTGAGAACAGATCCTCTCTTTCAAGGCTGTTCAACGGAGCTGATGCAGCGCATTGTGGATCAGGTTGAGTTTCAGACCTTTGGTAATTATGACTCTTCCAAACCGTTTAAAGAGCTCAATTCAAATCCAGAGCAGAATTTGGAATCAGGCGAACCCGTCATCATTCATGAAGGGGAAGTGCCGCGTGGCATTATCATGATTCGCAGCGGCCTGGCCCGGATTACGCAACAGTATTATCAGGGCCGACGCACGATTGGCTATCTTTCACCCGGGCAGATCTTCGGACTGGATGAAATACGAACGAGTATCAATTCTTCTTCTCCCCTGCCCTGTCAGACGCAATTAAGTGCGATTGGGCATTTGAATGCCGTTCTGGTACCGGCTGAGCTGGTCGCGGAAATTTTGCAGCAGCAGATGACAACACAAAACGGGAGTGAACAGTCAAAGGAGTCACCAGCCCGTCAGACCGTCAAAATCCAGGATGAGGCTTTGCTCAGCCAGCTGATTGACCGGAACTACGTGGAGGGAACGTCGTTGATGGTGATCGACCTGGATCGGTGTACCCGCTGCGATGATTGTGTCCGGGCATGTGCAACCGCACATGACAATAACCCGCGATTCATCCGCCATGGTCCCGTATTAAATCAGTTTATGGTGCCCAGTGCCTGCCTGCATTGCGTGGACCCGGTCTGCATGATTGAGTGTCCGACAGGGGCCATTTTTCGTGATCTGGGGCAGGGGGATATTGTCATCAATGATCAGACCTGTATCGGCTGTGCCCAATGTGCCAGCAACTGTCCTTTTGATGCAATTCGCATGGTTGATATCCGCGATGCCAGCGGCGATTTGATTGTCGATTCCAAAACGCGTGCCCCGTTGACGCAGGCCACAAAATGTGATCTGTGCATTGATCAGCGCGGAGGCCCCGCCTGTGAAAGTGCCTGTCCGCATGATGCCTTGTTTCGCGTCGATATGCAGGATGCGGCCCGGGTTGAGGAGGTCTTTGCACGATGAAGCAATTGCTCATTCAGTACCGATATCGACTGTCTACCTTTCTGGTGCTCGTTGTTCTCATTCTATCAGGCACCTGGCTGTATTCACTGACCCTGGCAAAAACGGCATTTGCGAGCGGTACGCTGCTATTGACTTGTATTCTGATTTTAGCGGCTTATCAATGGCGTAAAAAACTTTCATTTCTGGCGCTGGGAAATGCAACGGCCTGGTTGCAGTTTCATATCTTTGTGGGCTGGTTGTCCTGCGTGTTGTTTCTCCTGCATATCGGATTTCATGTTCCGGACGGGCTATTGGAATTTGCATTGTTTCTCACCTATTCCTTTGTGTTTCTGAGTGGGGTTCTGGGCTGGTTATTATCACGGATCATTCCCTATCGACTGTTATCGCGCGGAGAGCAGGTCATTTATGAACGGATTCCTGTTCATCGTCGCAAAATTCAGGAGACGGTCGAGAAGCTGGTTTCTGACAGTTTAAAGTCAGAAGAGGGGACCGCAGTTGCTGATTTTTATCACAAACACCTGGAAGACTATTTTGCAGGATCCCGGAATCAGGTCCGCCATATCCTGCATTCCAGGCGGCATCGACACCAGCTTGCTCAGCGGGTGGTTGATCTGCAGACATTTCTCAATGAACGGGAACAGGAGACGATGCGACAGATTGCCGATCAGATCCAGCTGAAAGACGATCTGGACTATCAGCAGTCGTTGCAGTCAGTTTTAAAATTCTGGCTGTTCGTGCATGTTCCTTTAACCTACACCCTGATTTTGTTTGCCCTGTTCCATACGATTACCGTCTGTGCCTTTGCGAGTACGAGCGGATGACTGAGCCTTTACAATCTTTTAACTGGAAAGACAGCAATTACGAACGCCCGGGGAACGACTGGGTTTGTGGTCGCATGTGCGAACTGGGACAGTGTTGTCGACTGGGGCCGGACAGTCAGGGAGGCTGCCAGGTTCAAAGCCGCTGCCAGCCGGAGAAAAAGGGGGAAAAATATGTCTGTACCCGGTCTGCAGTGCATGGCGGGAAGTGTAAAGAGGGGCCGACCGAAGAGGGAATGTGCTGCCAGGCGGACACCAGCTGTCAGCCTCATCGCAGTCTGGCTGCAAAGCGTCGTCTGCTGAGCTGCATTGCTACGGCGGCAGGAGTATTATTCTGCCTGTTTCTCTTTGGTGGTTCCTCACCGACACCCCGACTGGCGCCAGGTGATGTCACAGCGGCACATGCGGCGATCGAGAGTGATTGTCAGGCCTGTCATGCATCCGCTGAAGGAGGCCTGGGACACTGGATGCATACAGCCTTTGATTCCGAAGGGGCGCTGAAAGATTCTGCCAGATGCCTGCGCTGCCATAAGGAGCTCGGGGAAAATGCCCTGTTTGCTCACAGCCTTTCGGCTGATCGACTGTCTGAAAAGACACGTCAGATTCAAGAGACGGTTCCTCCCACAGCGACTCCATTCGCGCTGGAACTGGCGGCTTTCACGGATCCTCAGTCAGCGAAAGACCAGCTGACCTGTGCCACCTGTCACCAGGAACACCACGGTCGAAAAGCGATCCTGACTCAACTGACAGATATGCAGTGCCAGAACTGTCATGTCCGCCAGTTTAACAGTTTTGAACATGGCCATCCGGGTCTGGGCGACTATCCTTATGAACGCCGCTCGCGCATCTATTTCGATCACAATACCCATCTCAATCGGTATTTCGTGGAGGATGAATTTAAACGGACGATGCCAGGGGGGATCAAGCCAAAGTCTTGCCAGACCTGTCACACTGCCGATGCTTCGGGCCGTTTTATGTTGACTGGGACTTTTGAACAAACCTGCTCCAGTTGTCATGAATCACAGATTCAGGATAGCGAATTTCCGGGAGTCCCATTTTTTGCTCTTCCCGTGATACCACCTGCTGGTAAGTCGGACTCGGTGCAGTGGCCACGCACAACTGGTGTTTTCGAGACGGCACGTCTGCCACGCATGATGGAACTGCTGTTAAGCGAAGATCCGGACTATCAGCAGGCTGTCCAGGAACTGGGTGAGATCGATTATCGGCGGCTGGACCAGTTGAACGAGAGTGAGCAGCAGGCTCTGGCCCAGGTTGGCAGGGCAATCAGGAAACTACTCTACGAGGTATCGATCCAGGGAGAGAGTGCTCTGGAACAACGGCTGGGGAAAGCCGGTTCTGCTTACCTGCAAATGAAACCATCGATTGTACCGACATTAAAACAGGCGCAGCTGCTCTGGTTCCCTGATCTGATATCAGAAATGGAGCAGAGTAAAACAGCACAGAAACAGGCGACTCCTGCCCCAACTGAGTCGCAGCAGAAAAAACAGCACTTTTTGCCAGACAGCAGCGGTGGTTGGAGTATTTCGAATTCCGATTTTGCGATTCGCTATCGCCCACTGGGACACGCTGATCCTCTGATCAAAGCATGGCTCGATCAGGCTGTTCAGAAAGATCCGCGGGTATTAGCTCAGGATCAGTTGTGGCAGATCTTTTCCAGTCCGACTGCCTCGGGAACAGAAGCAACTCCCGGTGCACTGGCATCCGGGCGTTGTCTGATGTGTCATACCGTGGATCGTAACTCGCAAAACGGTACCGCGCGTATCAACTGGCAGCCTTTGAAATTAACTTCGGCAGGTGAGCACTTTACCCGCTTCTCGCATCGACCTCATCTGGCTTTTGGCGGGCGACAGAATTGTGAAACCTGTCATACTCTGGATCCGTCAGGAACAGATCTGACAACGGTTCTGCAAAAACATTTCTTTGAGAGGGATGCGAACAATATTTTCTGGAAGATCAATGATGATCCAGACCAGGTCTGCACCAGTGGATTTCAACCTGTGAATCGCCAGTCCTGTGTCACCTGTCATAATCGGACGACGAAAACACAGAGTTGTCTGCAGTGTCATCAATACCATGCCCATGCCCGGGTGGTTGAAAAGTGAAATGCGATTCGAACCAATCGACCGGCAGTGTGAGGAAATCGATGATTCACTCTTTTGAATAAGCGGCGTTGTTTGAACCCGTTTGGGAAAGTATCAACCGCAATGCCATGGGAGAGAGAATCGTTGCCAGAATTGCCATGAGCACCACTGAGGAAAACAGATTCGAAACCACAGGAGGGGCAGGCTCAGGATAATTAAAGAGCCCTGCATTCCAGGCGATATCAGCGACAATTAGTTCCACAGCGCCCCGGGCATTCATGCCGATACCGACCGCCAGTGCTTCTGTACGGGGTAAACCACAAAGTTTGGCAGCAAGGCCTGCTCCCAGCATTTTTCCAATAAAAGCAGTGAGAATCAGCAGGAATAGAAAGACGGGGGTTGCCGTAATCGCGTCCAGATTGATGCTCAATCCGATCGAGGCAAAAAAGAGCGGTGCGAAGAAACCCAGTGTGATTGCTTCGACCTGCACGTGAACATCGCGGTGCAGCGTTTCCTCGATTGATTGTCGGGTGAAAAACAGGCCCGCTGTAAACGCGCCGAGGATAAAATGCATTTCGAGCATTTCCGCCAGAACCGAAAAGGCCAGGGCACTGGTCATCAGCATGGTGAATTCGACATGCTTCGTCTGAAGATGTTTATGTGCGATCCGATTGAGCCAGGGAAACAGCCAACGACCAGCCACCAGGGTGATAATAAAAAAGAGAATGATTTTACCGGTCAATATTCCGAATGAACCAGGTGTGAGTCCTCCTGTCTGGTTGAGCAACGAAGTTAACACTGCCAGTAAAAACAGGCTGAAGATATCGTCGAAGACTGCGGCAGAGATAATCATCCTTCCCAGTCTGGAATGCTGTTGTCCCAGTTCCATGAGGGTGGCGATCGTGATTGGAACTGCTGTGATTGACAGGGCGACCCCCAGGAAAAACATCTGGGCTGTTTTCCAGTCGGAGTCGGGAAGAGAAAAGTATCCCAGTCCCATTCCCAGGGTCATGGGAAACAGCATGCCTCCCAGAGCTACGATCAAAGCGGAGCCAGAGGTTTGCGCCAGATCCCGAGGGCGCATCTCAATGCCTGCGAGAAGCATCAGGAAAAAAATGCCCAGATCAGTGACGGCCTCAAAGATTTGATTTTCCGACAGATCAGACAGGATGGGAAACCAGCGTTCGTTATTCTTGACGATGACTCCCAGGATGACCCCAGAGAGTAACTCCCCGGCCAGGACCGGTTGGGACAGCCGAGCAAAAATTTCTCCAAACAGGCGGGTGACGATCAGTAAAACCAGTAGAATATAGAGAAGTTCCATCAGTGTTCCTGAGGAAATAGGAATCAGGGTTGTTGTTTCTCAGGCTGGGCTCCGGGAGTGTTGTGTTGCTGTGGTTGACGAGATTCAGGCATGTTTTCTCGGTCTGTTTTCATCTGGAGTCCCCCACTGAGCGCAACATCCTGGTCCCCCACATCCAGAAATCTGGCAACGATCACAGTCATGTTGTCCGTTCCATTGCAGGCCTGAGCTTCATTAATCAGTTGAATACAAGTTTCATCAGCCATCAGGTTACGGCTGAGAATTTCGGAGATCGAGGTGTCAGAAAACTGTCTGGTTAAACCATCCGTGCACAGCATCAAGGTATCACCGACCTTGATTTCCGTTTGAATGATCTGTGGACTCAGTTTTCCGTGGGGATCTCCTCCAATGACATTGAAAGGCATTTCCTGCCAGACTTCCGGTAGATCACCTGCATTCAGCGCACCGCTTTTTACCAGACGTTCTGTCAGATTATGGTCTTGTGTTAGTTGTGACAGCCTGGAGTCCCTGTAGAGATAGCAGCGACTGTGTCCAACGTGCACGATGGTGAGCACAGGCCAGATCAAATATCCGAGAGTGAGTGTCGCTTCCATCCCGGTACGCTCTGGATGTTCCTCGATATCAAATTCCATTCTTTCCTGACATTGTTCGACAACATTCAGAAATTCCTGTTGCAACTCAGTGCAGGCGTCTGAATCACACTCCAGAAACCAGGGCATCTCGTTTAAGAGATAGCGGGTGAGGTGCTCCGTCACCAGTCGGCTGGCCAGATCGCCTGTTCCGGAATCGCCAATCCCATCCGAGACCAGTAGTAACTTGGCCTGTGAATTTCCATAAAGTCGGGAATAACTGTCCAGACTCAGACTACTGGAGTGTAAGCGCATTGACTTTTCCAGATCCGCTATGAGGAACTGGTCCTGATTGACGGTCTGATGTGAACCGATTTTTGTTAAACCAAAGCAGTCCATCTTGCCACTCATTGCCTTCCCCCTCTTCCCGGATTGGTATCAGAGTATCTTTGGAGACTGGAATATGATGCAGAGAGCCTGTGACCGATCTGTATCAACCAGGCGAAATCGTTGTACTACATTTAGAAATAAGCACATCGCATTCCAAAGCGGGGCTGCTTTGGTGCATGGGAACATCAGGTAGCTGCGAATAGCGCTAAGTTCCAGTCATGATTGAAGCTAACTCACCTGGTCTTTTCGGATGCTCAGTCGATTTCTGGCAAAATGAATGAATTAGTTGAGGAGTGGGCCACTTTATTTCAGACACAGGGCACGCAGAAGCAATTATTGATCGATCTGAAGCCAGTCTGGCATATTGGCGACCGATCGACTTGTTATTTCCTGAAGTGAATGTATCCGTCCATCTGCAGTGTGAATTGCTGTTTCATTCCTGATGAAGATTGGAAATACAACACTTATCGAGAAATCGTATTGGCATACAGGGAGCGTAAGGCTGCATAAATCAATCACTGGCACATCAGTTGCGATGATGTCTTTTTGAAGACGGTTTAATCAACGCCGTTCAGTGGAAGAAGCCTTCGATTTAAAGGAGCGAGAAATGGTTACTCGAGAAGAAATACGCGGACACTGGAATGAGTTAAGAGGTCGGATAGAGGAGCACTGGAGTCAACTCAGCCCTCATGATCTCGATGAACTGGAAGGGCAGACAGATCAGGTGGTCGGGAAAATTCAACAAAGGACAGGGCAGGCTTCCAGCGAGATTCAGCAGGAGATTGATACCATTGTCGATGATATGTCCGAATCGGCTGCCTGCGCTACCGAAAAACTGGGAGAAGGTTTCGAAAAGGCAGTTCATAAAACCAAAGAACAGTTTCAGCAGGCCTCGGATGCGGCTCATGAGCAGTATGAGCACATAAATGAATCTATGCAAAGGGGATATCAACAGGCAGAGCAGACCTTGAGAAAAAATCCGGTGGAGTCGGTAGCTGTCGCGTTCGGAACGGGGCTGATCGCCGGTGTCATCGTGAGTCTGGTCTGGCGTCGCTGAGTACCACTCAAGTACAGATAACTTATCTGTGGAGTCGTTTAAAGGAGGGAAACATGATTCATCAGTACGATGATATCGAAAGACGGTCACAGCAGAGGGCCCGGTCTCTAACTGACGATGTCGAACAGGAGACAGCCCCCGGCATGTGCCAATATATGGAAGAACAACCTGTCAAGTCGGTTCTCATTGGGCTGGGGGTTGGTATCGGGGCAGGGCTGTTACTGGGAACCATTTTCAAAGGGTCGTCCAGGTATCTCAGTCACGAGTCCGGTATAGCCGACCGAGTCGGGAACCAGGTCAGGGAGTCCCTGTCTGAGATTGTTCCGGATTCACTCAGGAAGCACTTCAAGACATGAACCATACTACAAATCGTCAGAACCAGGAGAAGGCACAGGTTGACCTGGTAGTTGCTTAATCGACGGGGGAAATGATGAAAAATAAGTCTCCTGATAACCGGGCAGATCAGATCTGTCATTCGATGGAGAGGCTGCGGAAAGAACTGGATGAAGATGTGCATCACGTCAAACGCAGTGCATCATCCCTTATGGACTGGCAGTTGTAAACAGCGGCCAGAAAACGTAGCGCCTGTCGGGTAGTGGCAAATCGGTATAAAAACGTAGCGCCCAGATGACCACCTGTTGGTTTTGGGTCAGACTCTCAGTATATGAGTCAGTTCTGATCCGGAAACAGCGGGGGCAAGGGTGATTACAGATATGGAGTTATGGGGTGAGATCCGTCGGCGTGTTCTGACCGGAGAAATCAGTCAACGTGCTGCTCGTGACGAGTACGGTATTCACTGGGACACGCTGCAAAAAATACTGACCTACTCGGAGCCGCCGGGATACCGGCTGACTAAGCCCCGGCCTTCCAAGCTGGAGCCGTTTCTGCCGATCATTCATGAGATTCTGCAGAACGACCGCAGCGTGCATCGCAAACAGCGCCATACGGGGAAGCGCATCTTCGAACGTCTGCGGGACGAACACGGGTATTCCGGTGGAATCACGATCGTCCGGGAAGCCATCCGTGACTGGAAAGCCCAGTCCCGCGAGGTTTTCCTGCCGCTCCGCCATCCCCCGGGCGAAGCCCAGGTGGACTTCGGCTTTGCCGATGTCTGGCTGGACGGAACACTGACCAAAGTCGCCCTGTTTGTGATGACGTTACCTTATTCGGACGCGATTTTTATCCAGGCCTTTCCCCGGGAATGTACGGAAGCCTTTCTGGAAGGACACAAGCGGGCCTTTGAATTTCTGGGCGGTGTACCGCAGCGGATCAGCTATGACAACTCGAAAATCGCAGTAGCCAGTCTGGTAGGGAACCGTGAGCGAAAAGTAACGACCGAGTTCCTGCGTCTGAAAAGCCACTTTCTGTTTGACGATCATTTCTGTCTGGTACGACGACCGAATGAGAAAGGCCATGTCGAGCGGTTGCTGGACTATGCCCGCAGCAACTTCCTGGTCCCCGTTCCCCGGGTTGCTTCCCTGGAGACTCTGAACGAGCAGTTAGTGCAATGCTGCCGGAACGATCTGCAGCGTCAGTTGCGGGGACAGGCTTCCCCCAAACAGAGCCTGCTGGCGGAAGAACAACGGGAATTCCTGCGGCCCCTGCCACAGCAGACGTTCGAAGCCTGCCGACTGGGACAGGCACACGCCGACTCCCTGTCGCTGGTCCGCTTTGATACCAACAGTTACTCGGTTCCCACAAAATACGCGCATCGTCAGATCACTATCGTGGCCACCATCACCGAAGTGCGGCTGTTGTTTGAAGAGACGTTAATCGCCCGGCACCAGCGGGACTGGGGACGGGAACAGACCCGTTTTAACCCGATTCATTACCTGAGTTTACTGGAACGGAAGCCGGGAGGCTTTGATCATGCCCGCCCCCTGGAAGACTGGGATCTGCCGGTCTGTCTGGGCATTCTCCGCCGTCGGCTGGAAGCCGAACTGCAGTCAGACGGCACGCGGGAGTTCATCAAGGTGCTGCGCCTGCTGGAACACCATCCGTTATCCGCACTGAAGCGTGCGGTGGAATACGCGCTGGACATTGATGCGACCCGCGCTTCTGCCATTCGCCTGATTCTGGAATACCAGCAGGAGTCACCGCTGACTCTGTTCAGCCTGGAAGGCCGTCCCCACCTGAAGCTGGTACAGGTGGCACAGACGGATGTTTCTGCTTACCAGTCCCTGTTAATCGGAGGTTAAACGTGACCAGAAAACAAACCAAAAGCCTGGTGCTGCTGCAGCACCATCTCAAGAACCTGAGGCTGCCCACCATCCTCAGAGAATGCGAAAAGATCGCCGCCCGTTGTGCCACTGACAATGTCGACCATCTGGGATTCCTGTTACAGTTATGTGAACTGGAACTGATTGAACGGGAACGCCGGGCCGCGGAACGACGTCTGAAGGCCGCGAAGTTCCCGACGTATAAGACCCTGGAAACGTTCGATTTTCAGGTCCAGCCCGGCCTCAACAAACTGCTGGTCAGCGAACTGATGCGGGGTGAGTTTATCGAGCAGCGGGAGAATATCCTGCTGGTGGGCAATTCCGGCACCGGCAAGACGCACCTGGCAGTCGCCCTGGGGATTGCCGCCTGCGGCCAGGGAAAGCGGGTCCGCTTTTACCAGGTCACAGAACTGATTACCCAGTTAATGGAAGCCCGCGAACAGCGGGAGTTAACCCGCCTGAAAAAGCAGCTCGCGAAACTCGATCTGCTGATTCTGGATGAACTGGGATATGTCCCCGCAAGTAAACTCGGCTCCGAGTTGCTGTTCGACGTGATCAGCACGGCTTACGAACGTTTCAGCCTGATCGTAACGACCAATCTCCCCTTTGAAAACTGGACCGAGGTCCTGGGCAGCGAACGGCTGACGGGGGCCACACTCGACCGGCTCACCCATCGTTGCCATATCCTGGAAACCACTGGTGAAAGTTACCGGTTACAGGACGCCAAACGGCGGCACACAAAAAGCTCAAGCAAGCAACCGCGACTGACGAAATAACAAAAGACCACGCATTCGTCCCCAAACAGCCACATCAGGACGAATCCTGCACAGACAGCGCTACGGTTTTCAACCGGCACGCGCTACGTTTTCTGACCGTTGTTTACAGAGGGCATCCCACCAGGCAAAGCGAGTCGATACTGTGCTTCGAAATCACAGAGCACTTCTCTGCCAGCAGAAAGTTCTTCCTCGGAGAATGGTTCAATTTCCGGAACCAGGACATGCCCATCTTCAAACAGGGAGGAGAGAAATGTAGAAAAGTAGGACATGTGAGAAGATCCGGTTATCGGTTGTTGACTCTAATGAGCAACAAACTTTGTGCTGATTCGTTTATGCTAAAATAGACAATACTGAGATAGATGTATAGTGTGAACTCCTGGGTTTCCCCCGGCAGACTTTCTGAGGGTGGGAGTATGACGCCATTTTAAGTATCTCCCTGTATGAGGAGAGATGTCGCAAGGT contains:
- the istA gene encoding IS21 family transposase, with the protein product MELWGEIRRRVLTGEISQRAARDEYGIHWDTLQKILTYSEPPGYRLTKPRPSKLEPFLPIIHEILQNDRSVHRKQRHTGKRIFERLRDEHGYSGGITIVREAIRDWKAQSREVFLPLRHPPGEAQVDFGFADVWLDGTLTKVALFVMTLPYSDAIFIQAFPRECTEAFLEGHKRAFEFLGGVPQRISYDNSKIAVASLVGNRERKVTTEFLRLKSHFLFDDHFCLVRRPNEKGHVERLLDYARSNFLVPVPRVASLETLNEQLVQCCRNDLQRQLRGQASPKQSLLAEEQREFLRPLPQQTFEACRLGQAHADSLSLVRFDTNSYSVPTKYAHRQITIVATITEVRLLFEETLIARHQRDWGREQTRFNPIHYLSLLERKPGGFDHARPLEDWDLPVCLGILRRRLEAELQSDGTREFIKVLRLLEHHPLSALKRAVEYALDIDATRASAIRLILEYQQESPLTLFSLEGRPHLKLVQVAQTDVSAYQSLLIGG
- the istB gene encoding IS21-like element helper ATPase IstB: MTRKQTKSLVLLQHHLKNLRLPTILRECEKIAARCATDNVDHLGFLLQLCELELIERERRAAERRLKAAKFPTYKTLETFDFQVQPGLNKLLVSELMRGEFIEQRENILLVGNSGTGKTHLAVALGIAACGQGKRVRFYQVTELITQLMEAREQRELTRLKKQLAKLDLLILDELGYVPASKLGSELLFDVISTAYERFSLIVTTNLPFENWTEVLGSERLTGATLDRLTHRCHILETTGESYRLQDAKRRHTKSSSKQPRLTK